The DNA region CCAGGCCGCGCAGTAGGCACCACAGCAAGCAACAGAATGATCCGGTACAGTCTCGTCTGCGACGCCGGGCACGGCTTCGAGAGCTGGTTCCCGTCCTCCGACTCCTACGACACGCAGGTCGCGCGCGGCCTCGTGACGTGCCCGGTCTGCGACAGCGCCAAGGTCAGCAAGGCCCTGATGGTGCCGAGCGTCGCCCGCACGGACCGGGAGCGCGCGCCCGCGCCGGCTCCCAAGGCAGAGGCGCCGGTGACCATGGTCGCCGAGCCGGAGCGTCAGATGCGGGCGATGCTGCGCGCACTCCGGGAGCACGTCGTGGCGAATGCCGAGCACGTCGGGGCCCGCTTCCCCGAGGAGGCGCGCAAGATCCACTACGGCGAGGCGGAGGGGCGTTCGATCTACGGCGAGGCGAGCCCCGCGGAGGCGCGCGCCCTGATCGACGAGGGCATCGAGGTGGCGGCGATCCCGGTCCTGCCCGACGACCGGAACTGAGCGGCTCTGGCCGGTCCGGGCGCGTCAGGGGCGCAGCGCGGCGGTCCCCGCGAACGAGGCCAGCACGGCCGAGATCGCGGCGCTCCAGCCGGCGAGCGACACGCCCAGCACCCGGAGCGCGGCCACCGAGCAGTCGACGACCTTCGTGGTCTGCAGGCTGTTGAGGAAGTCGCCGACCTGACCCGGATTGGCGCCGGTGCCGCCGCCGCAATCGGCGGGTCCCGGCCAGAACCCCCATTCCGCGCCGGCGTGGTAGATCCCGATGCCGGCCCCGTAGAGCAGGCCGAGGGCGGCGAGGCCGAGGGCGATCCGCGCCAGGCGCTCCGGCAGGAACAGGGCCAGCAGGCCCAGCGGAACGGCGGCGTAGTAGGGCAGCCGCTCGGTCAGGCAGAGCTTGCACGGCGCGTAGCCGTATCCGTACTGGAGGACGAGCGCG from Methylobacterium sp. NMS14P includes:
- a CDS encoding disulfide bond formation protein B, whose product is MNTAAALRLKTAGLWLAIASALTVGAALVLQYGYGYAPCKLCLTERLPYYAAVPLGLLALFLPERLARIALGLAALGLLYGAGIGIYHAGAEWGFWPGPADCGGGTGANPGQVGDFLNSLQTTKVVDCSVAALRVLGVSLAGWSAAISAVLASFAGTAALRP
- a CDS encoding DUF1178 family protein, yielding MIRYSLVCDAGHGFESWFPSSDSYDTQVARGLVTCPVCDSAKVSKALMVPSVARTDRERAPAPAPKAEAPVTMVAEPERQMRAMLRALREHVVANAEHVGARFPEEARKIHYGEAEGRSIYGEASPAEARALIDEGIEVAAIPVLPDDRN